A portion of the Moraxella ovis genome contains these proteins:
- a CDS encoding HIT domain-containing protein has product MFQLHPTLAKDTFLVGDFPLSTVRLMNDCQFPWLILVPRVSGVKEIYELSPADQVQFLRESSWVSSQMAKIFGADKMNVAALGNQVPQLHFHHIVRYQNDSRWPDPVWGVPAIPYTKEVLQHMQQTLMMALRGHHEMPFDWKMSV; this is encoded by the coding sequence ATGTTTCAACTACATCCAACATTAGCCAAAGATACGTTTTTGGTGGGGGATTTTCCATTATCTACCGTTCGTTTGATGAACGATTGCCAATTTCCTTGGCTGATTCTTGTGCCACGTGTGTCGGGCGTTAAAGAAATCTACGAGCTATCACCTGCTGATCAAGTGCAGTTTTTGCGTGAGTCAAGCTGGGTATCTAGCCAAATGGCTAAAATCTTTGGCGCGGATAAAATGAACGTAGCAGCATTGGGCAACCAAGTACCACAGCTGCATTTTCATCACATCGTCCGCTACCAAAATGACAGTCGCTGGCCGGACCCTGTATGGGGCGTGCCTGCAATTCCTTATACCAAAGAAGTCTTACAGCACATGCAGCAGACCTTGATGATGGCGCTGCGCGGACATCATGAAATGCCTTTTGACTGGAAGATGAGTGTTTAA
- a CDS encoding septal ring lytic transglycosylase RlpA family protein: MRNYFGAFLAIMLATQAAHAQSTTASYYADKFNGRKTANGETFSNQGMTCASNQYKLGAYVEVTNQKNGKSIICKVNDRIGKAGRIDLTKNGFSQLAPLSQGLVKVTVKPVQKSQPKQEEQISLAYNE; the protein is encoded by the coding sequence ATGCGAAATTATTTTGGTGCTTTTTTGGCAATCATGCTTGCCACACAAGCCGCTCATGCTCAATCAACGACTGCATCTTATTATGCAGACAAGTTCAACGGTCGCAAAACCGCCAACGGTGAAACGTTCAGCAACCAAGGCATGACCTGCGCATCGAACCAATACAAACTTGGCGCCTATGTGGAAGTAACCAACCAAAAAAATGGCAAATCCATCATCTGCAAGGTTAATGACCGCATCGGCAAAGCAGGTCGCATCGACCTTACCAAAAATGGCTTCTCCCAGCTTGCGCCACTGTCTCAAGGTCTGGTTAAAGTTACTGTAAAACCTGTTCAAAAGAGCCAGCCTAAGCAAGAAGAACAAATTAGCTTAGCCTACAACGAATAA
- a CDS encoding phosphoglycerate kinase: MTVLSMKDVDLSGKRVLIREDLNVPIKDGMITSDVRLQAALPTLKDALNQGAAVIVCSHLGRPTEGEPEEKYSLAPVADYLAKALGCPVNFSKDYLSSGVDAKVGEITLLENVRFNAGEKKNSESLSQQYADLCDVFVMDAFGTAHRAQASTEGVIRAAAAAGKPVCAGNLLSEELSALSRALDKPDAPVLAIVGGSKVSTKLDVLLSLADICDSIVVGGGIANTFLAATGVNVGASLYEADLIDTAKTIMTKTNILLPTDVVVAKKSQIDFEDFLGSLEKADAITKSVNDIADDEMILDVAENSANVIADAIKGAKTILWNGPVGVFEVDKFGKGTQILSLAVKDSAGFSIAGGGDTLAAIDKYGVADDLSYLSTGGGAFLEFVEGKALPAIKALDEANA; the protein is encoded by the coding sequence ATGACAGTTTTATCAATGAAGGATGTGGATTTATCGGGTAAGCGTGTACTGATTCGTGAGGATTTGAACGTGCCAATTAAAGATGGTATGATTACCAGTGATGTACGCTTGCAGGCGGCATTGCCCACCCTAAAAGACGCACTCAACCAAGGTGCGGCGGTCATTGTCTGTTCACATCTAGGTCGTCCTACTGAGGGTGAACCTGAAGAGAAATATTCGCTAGCACCCGTGGCGGACTACCTTGCCAAGGCGTTGGGTTGTCCTGTGAACTTCTCAAAAGATTATCTAAGCTCAGGCGTCGATGCTAAGGTGGGTGAGATTACTTTGCTTGAGAATGTTCGTTTTAACGCAGGCGAAAAAAAGAACAGCGAGTCGCTATCACAGCAGTACGCTGATCTGTGTGATGTGTTCGTGATGGATGCATTTGGCACCGCGCACCGTGCCCAAGCCTCAACCGAGGGCGTGATTCGCGCAGCGGCAGCGGCAGGTAAGCCTGTGTGCGCAGGTAATCTACTATCAGAAGAGTTGTCGGCATTATCTCGTGCACTGGATAAGCCTGACGCGCCTGTGCTTGCCATTGTTGGTGGCTCAAAAGTCTCAACCAAGCTGGATGTTCTATTAAGTCTGGCTGACATCTGTGACAGCATCGTGGTGGGCGGTGGTATTGCCAATACCTTCTTGGCAGCGACAGGCGTGAACGTGGGTGCGTCTTTATATGAGGCGGATCTGATTGATACTGCCAAGACCATCATGACGAAGACGAACATTCTATTGCCGACCGACGTCGTGGTTGCTAAGAAGTCTCAGATTGATTTTGAAGATTTCTTAGGTTCTTTAGAAAAGGCGGATGCAATCACCAAGTCTGTCAATGACATCGCTGATGATGAGATGATCTTAGATGTAGCAGAAAATAGTGCCAACGTCATCGCAGATGCCATCAAGGGCGCTAAGACTATTTTATGGAATGGACCAGTGGGTGTCTTTGAGGTTGATAAATTCGGTAAAGGCACGCAAATTCTGTCATTAGCAGTAAAAGACAGTGCAGGCTTTAGTATTGCAGGCGGTGGTGACACATTGGCCGCGATTGATAAATATGGCGTGGCAGATGATCTCAGCTATCTATCAACAGGTGGCGGCGCGTTCCTAGAATTCGTCGAAGGTAAGGCATTGCCTGCCATTAAGGCTCTAGATGAGGCGAATGCTTAA
- the fba gene encoding class II fructose-bisphosphate aldolase (catalyzes the reversible aldol condensation of dihydroxyacetonephosphate and glyceraldehyde 3-phosphate in the Calvin cycle, glycolysis, and/or gluconeogenesis) → MALVSLRQLLDHAGEHAYGLPAFNVNNLEQMRAIMMAADKTDSPVIVQASAGARKYAGAPFLRHLILSAVEEWPHIPVVMHQDHGTSPAVCQRSIQLGFSSVMMDGSLREDGKTPADYDYNVSVTREVVKMAHACGVSVEGEIGCLGSLETGMAGEEDGVGAEGVLDHSQLLTSVEEARQFVADTNVDALAIAVGTSHGAYKFTRPPTGDILAIDRIKEIHEALPNTHLVMHGSSSVPQEWLQIINENGGNIGETYGVPVEQLVDAIKHGVRKINIDTDLRLASTGAIRKFLNDHPAEFDPRKYLAASMKAMEEICVARYEAFGAAGNASKIRPISLEKMVEYYQ, encoded by the coding sequence ATGGCACTAGTATCATTGCGCCAACTACTTGATCATGCAGGCGAGCACGCTTATGGATTGCCTGCCTTTAACGTGAATAACTTAGAGCAAATGCGTGCCATCATGATGGCAGCAGACAAGACCGATTCACCAGTTATCGTACAAGCATCAGCAGGTGCTCGTAAATATGCGGGTGCGCCATTCTTGCGCCACCTTATCCTATCTGCGGTTGAAGAATGGCCACACATCCCTGTAGTAATGCACCAAGACCACGGTACCAGCCCAGCCGTTTGCCAACGTTCTATCCAGCTTGGCTTTAGCTCGGTGATGATGGATGGCTCACTGCGTGAAGATGGCAAGACGCCTGCTGACTATGACTATAACGTGAGCGTGACTCGTGAAGTGGTTAAAATGGCGCACGCGTGCGGCGTATCGGTAGAGGGTGAGATCGGCTGCCTAGGCAGTCTTGAGACTGGCATGGCTGGCGAAGAAGATGGTGTGGGCGCAGAAGGTGTTCTTGATCACAGCCAGCTATTGACTTCTGTTGAAGAAGCACGTCAGTTCGTTGCTGATACGAATGTCGATGCGTTGGCGATCGCGGTAGGTACTTCACACGGTGCTTATAAATTTACTCGTCCGCCGACAGGCGATATCCTAGCGATCGACCGTATCAAAGAGATTCATGAGGCACTGCCAAATACACACCTTGTAATGCACGGCTCAAGCTCAGTACCACAAGAGTGGCTACAGATCATCAATGAGAACGGTGGTAACATCGGTGAGACTTATGGTGTGCCAGTTGAGCAGTTGGTAGATGCCATTAAGCACGGTGTTCGTAAGATTAATATCGATACCGACCTACGTCTAGCCAGCACGGGTGCAATTCGTAAATTCCTAAACGACCATCCTGCTGAATTCGATCCTCGTAAATACCTAGCAGCATCAATGAAGGCGATGGAGGAGATTTGTGTGGCACGCTATGAAGCATTCGGTGCAGCGGGTAATGCCAGCAAGATTCGCCCAATTTCTCTTGAAAAAATGGTTGAATATTATCAATAA
- the ruvA gene encoding Holliday junction branch migration protein RuvA: MIGLIKGEVCYLNAPLVCVMTQSGVGYEIELPIPVFCQLSLNEPASIYTHLHVREDAQLLYGFGTKEDRDVFRKLIKINGVGAKMALAMLSTLSAGELKRAVEHEDDSALVRIPGIGKKTAQRLIIELKGKLLEFGSDISEISGQGEFFDVSLQADNQMQIIAEVESALIGLGYKEKEAQNAIKQAQLGLDDVNISSLLKASLKQLSGF, translated from the coding sequence ATGATTGGATTAATCAAAGGCGAGGTATGCTATCTAAATGCACCCTTAGTGTGTGTGATGACTCAAAGTGGTGTGGGTTATGAGATTGAATTGCCCATCCCTGTATTCTGCCAACTTAGCCTAAATGAGCCGGCCAGCATCTATACGCATCTGCATGTTCGCGAAGACGCGCAGCTACTGTATGGCTTTGGCACAAAAGAAGATCGCGATGTCTTTAGAAAGCTCATCAAGATTAACGGTGTTGGTGCGAAGATGGCACTTGCGATGTTATCGACATTATCAGCAGGTGAATTAAAGCGCGCTGTTGAGCACGAGGACGATTCGGCACTTGTGCGCATTCCAGGCATCGGCAAAAAGACCGCTCAGCGTCTGATCATCGAGCTAAAAGGCAAACTGCTAGAATTCGGCTCAGACATCAGCGAGATTAGTGGACAGGGTGAGTTCTTTGATGTAAGCCTGCAGGCGGATAATCAAATGCAGATCATCGCAGAGGTTGAAAGCGCCTTAATCGGGCTGGGCTATAAAGAAAAAGAAGCTCAAAACGCCATCAAGCAAGCTCAGCTTGGTCTGGATGATGTGAATATCTCAAGTCTGCTAAAAGCATCATTAAAACAGCTATCAGGCTTTTAA
- a CDS encoding LysR family transcriptional regulator, with the protein MNTINLTTFVTVMQTGSISGAAEKLFITQPAVSKRIKNLESEFGVTLFDTVGRGIIATPAAHDLLPYAKRWLEDYESCRASLQHSKETASGRLVIGTSHHIGLHHLAPVLKQFIQTHPAVQLEVKFMDSEEAHKAVLEGEVGLAFLTLPPTYDLRLNYHTLWSDPLYFVTGTLSPLAQKSDVTLLQLAHHPAILPAANTFTSQITLSEFNRHNLRPYATMTTNPLESIRMLVSIGLGWSVLPETLINHELVKIDMAEDFELQRHLGLVTNPNLTRSASTQALLDLLSISD; encoded by the coding sequence ATGAACACCATAAACCTAACCACCTTCGTCACCGTCATGCAGACCGGCAGTATCTCTGGCGCTGCCGAGAAGCTTTTTATCACCCAGCCTGCCGTCAGTAAGCGCATCAAGAACCTTGAGAGTGAATTTGGCGTAACGCTGTTTGACACCGTGGGGCGCGGCATCATCGCCACTCCTGCTGCACATGATCTATTGCCCTACGCCAAAAGATGGCTTGAAGATTATGAATCTTGCCGTGCCAGTCTTCAACACTCAAAAGAAACCGCCAGCGGCAGACTGGTCATCGGCACCAGCCATCATATCGGGCTGCATCACCTAGCACCCGTATTGAAGCAATTCATTCAGACCCATCCTGCGGTACAGCTCGAAGTGAAATTCATGGATTCTGAAGAAGCGCATAAAGCGGTACTTGAAGGTGAAGTCGGCTTGGCATTCTTGACCCTGCCGCCTACTTATGACCTGCGTTTGAATTACCATACGTTATGGTCAGACCCTCTGTATTTCGTGACTGGCACACTAAGCCCACTCGCCCAAAAAAGCGACGTCACGCTACTACAATTAGCGCACCACCCCGCCATTCTGCCCGCGGCGAATACCTTTACCAGTCAGATTACCCTATCAGAATTTAACCGCCACAATCTACGCCCCTACGCGACAATGACCACAAACCCACTCGAATCGATTCGAATGTTGGTCTCTATCGGGCTTGGTTGGTCTGTACTGCCAGAAACCTTGATTAATCACGAACTAGTTAAAATTGACATGGCTGAAGATTTTGAGCTACAGCGTCATCTAGGTCTGGTTACCAACCCGAATCTTACGCGCTCCGCCAGCACACAGGCACTCTTAGATCTGCTATCCATCAGCGACTAA
- a CDS encoding hemerythrin domain-containing protein, whose protein sequence is MKRHPYLQPLSREHHLGLVISNKAMQANEADYMMHWQALIDYLTIRIPIHFEVEKTYIADVILAKLNEDEAKMLATEMLKQHDEIEALMGIKQPDVSDVQALAWALYDHIRFEEREVFAKAQTVLSEAELKVIYDASDDRVKRYAKNR, encoded by the coding sequence ATGAAAAGACACCCGTATTTACAGCCATTATCTCGCGAGCATCATCTTGGACTGGTGATTAGTAATAAGGCGATGCAGGCGAACGAAGCAGATTATATGATGCATTGGCAGGCGTTGATAGATTATCTGACCATACGGATTCCAATCCACTTTGAAGTTGAGAAGACGTATATTGCTGATGTCATACTCGCCAAGCTCAATGAAGACGAAGCGAAGATGCTCGCTACAGAGATGCTAAAGCAGCACGATGAGATTGAAGCCTTGATGGGCATAAAGCAGCCCGACGTGTCTGATGTGCAGGCGCTGGCTTGGGCATTGTATGATCATATCCGCTTTGAGGAGCGTGAAGTGTTTGCGAAGGCGCAGACGGTATTAAGCGAAGCTGAATTAAAGGTGATCTATGATGCGTCTGATGATCGCGTCAAAAGATATGCCAAGAATCGTTAA
- the leuC gene encoding 3-isopropylmalate dehydratase large subunit, translated as MAGKTLYDKLWDDHLVKQRDDGSSLIYIDRQLLHEVTSPQAFEGLELNNRKPWRLSANIATPDHNVPTSSKEREQGIAGIADDTSRIQVKTLDDNCKSFNVVQFGINDVRQGIVHVVGPEQGLTLPGMTVVCGDSHTATHGALGCLAHGIGTSEVEHVLATQCLVQKKMKNMLVRVDGKLGKGVTPKDVVLAIIGKIGTAGGTGHAIEFGGQVFRDMSIEGRMTVCNMAIEGGARVGLVAVDDKTIDYVKGRPYAPTGDDWERAVTYWNTLHSDDDAHFDTVIVLNGDEIEPQVSWGTSPEMVIPITQNVPTLADAKDDVQRNDWTRAYQYMGLTAGQPLSKIQLDRVFIGSCTNSRIEDIRAAAEVVKGRKVAPSIKQAMIVAGSGLVKEQAEQEGLDKIFTEAGFEWREPGCSMCLAMNADKLQSGEHCASTSNRNFEGRQGNGGRTHLVSPAMAAAAAIAGHFVDVRTF; from the coding sequence ATGGCAGGCAAAACCCTTTACGATAAACTTTGGGACGACCATTTGGTCAAACAACGTGATGACGGTTCATCACTTATTTATATTGACCGCCAACTGTTACATGAAGTAACGTCTCCCCAAGCCTTTGAAGGCTTGGAGCTTAATAACCGTAAGCCGTGGCGACTGTCGGCAAATATCGCAACGCCCGACCACAACGTTCCTACATCTAGCAAAGAGCGTGAACAAGGCATTGCAGGGATTGCTGATGACACCTCTCGCATTCAGGTTAAGACCCTTGATGACAACTGCAAATCGTTTAATGTCGTACAATTTGGCATCAATGACGTACGCCAAGGCATTGTTCATGTAGTTGGGCCTGAGCAGGGTTTGACCCTACCAGGGATGACGGTGGTGTGTGGGGATAGCCATACCGCCACGCATGGGGCGTTGGGCTGTTTGGCTCACGGTATCGGCACAAGTGAAGTGGAGCACGTCCTTGCCACGCAGTGCCTTGTGCAAAAGAAAATGAAAAATATGCTGGTGAGAGTGGACGGTAAATTAGGCAAAGGCGTAACCCCAAAAGACGTTGTGCTTGCTATCATCGGTAAAATCGGCACGGCAGGTGGAACAGGACACGCCATTGAATTTGGTGGACAGGTGTTCCGTGATATGTCCATTGAAGGGCGTATGACCGTGTGTAATATGGCGATTGAAGGCGGTGCTAGAGTCGGTCTTGTGGCGGTGGATGATAAGACGATTGACTATGTCAAAGGTCGCCCCTATGCCCCAACAGGCGATGATTGGGAGCGTGCGGTCACTTATTGGAACACTTTGCATTCTGATGATGACGCTCATTTTGATACGGTGATTGTACTAAATGGCGATGAGATTGAGCCACAGGTATCGTGGGGTACATCGCCTGAAATGGTCATTCCCATTACCCAAAACGTGCCAACCCTAGCGGACGCGAAAGATGACGTTCAGCGTAACGACTGGACTCGTGCCTATCAGTATATGGGGCTAACAGCAGGGCAACCCTTGTCAAAGATTCAGCTTGACCGTGTGTTTATCGGCTCGTGTACCAACTCACGCATTGAAGATATTCGTGCGGCGGCAGAAGTCGTTAAGGGTCGCAAGGTCGCCCCAAGTATCAAGCAAGCGATGATTGTGGCAGGTTCGGGTTTGGTTAAAGAGCAAGCCGAGCAAGAAGGACTTGATAAAATCTTTACCGAAGCAGGCTTTGAATGGCGTGAACCGGGTTGTTCTATGTGCCTTGCGATGAATGCTGATAAATTGCAATCAGGCGAGCATTGTGCCAGTACAAGTAACCGTAACTTTGAAGGTCGTCAAGGCAATGGCGGTCGCACGCACCTTGTCAGTCCTGCTATGGCAGCAGCGGCGGCAATTGCAGGGCATTTTGTGGACGTGCGGACGTTTTGA